CGAACTGGCTTCGGGGACCCGCGTGCGGGTGGCCGGCATCGTCATCCAGGTACGCCCTTATCGCACGAAAACCGACAAACTCATGGGCTTTGTGACCATTGAGGACATTCAAGGCTCCATCGAACTCATCCTCTTCCCCAGAACCTGGGACGAGTACGCCCATCTCATCCACACCGACCAGGTGGTGGTGGTCGAAGGCCGCGTAGAGGCCGAAAGCCACACCCCGCGCGTGATCGTGGAAAAAGTGAGCACCGAAGTGCCTCTGGTCCTCCCCTCGCAAACGGAAGATTCGCCCAGAGATGCCCAGCTGGATGAGCAAGCCCCTCCCGCAGCACCCGCACCATCCGCTCCCGCCGCGACCTCACCTGAGCCCGCGCAACCCGCACCCGCACCTGAGCCTTCCACCGGGGAAGACGCCCCGCCACCGCCGGAGCCTTTCCCCGACGGCTTTCTGGAGAACCTCCCGGAGGCCCACACCGGCCCCAATCCCAATACGCTGGAAAACCTCGCCGAACCGGAAGCCATGGCCCCATTCCCCCCTGCATCCTCCGCGGAGCCTTCCGGTTCGCCTGCGACACCTTCCCGCCCCCATGAGTCGGCCATTCCCCTGGCCACCCAACCTGTGCCTGAGGCGTCCCTGCCCACCATGGAGCCGCCCGCGGCATACACGGCGCCTGAAGAGGCAGGGGCCGCGCTCTCCGTGAATGAGGCGCCAGCCGGTTACCCTGCCCCGAACGACCGCGAGATGCCCCCCATCGAGCCACCGCCTGCCGCCCCCTCAGCGCCGCCGCAAACCGCCCCTCCCCCGGCCTCCGAAGAGACGCCCCGCCAGTTACGCATGGTGACCCTGGTCTTCCGCTCCGTGGATCCGCCCCGGGACCGCCTACGCATGCGCCGCGCCTACCTCGAACTCCTGGCCTATCCTGGCCGCGATCGTTTCGCCTTCCGCGTGTTCGAGGGCGATCAGGGCTACCTCATCGAGTTCCCCAACGCCACGACGCAGGTCAGCGAGGAATTGCTGAACCGATTGCGAGACATTGTGGGGCCGGACAATGTGTATGTCGAGGACATCCCCGTCCAGTAACAGCCCGGGGAACCTTCCCCATACACGGCGCAACCCTCTTTCCAACGGCTTCATCCTTCAGGTGCTGCTGCTCACGGGCCTGGCCCTGGGACTGCGGGCGTGGAGACTGGGGAGCCAGAGTCTCTGGTTCGATGAAACCTTCACCGTGTTCATTGCCCGCAAGCCGTGGCTGGAAGGCCTGCGTATTCTGGTGGCGGACGGCGTCCATCCGCCCCTTTTCTATTGGATCGAAAAGATCTTCCTCTCCTTAGGACAGCGGGAAGCCTTGGTTCGACTTCCCGCCATGTTGTTCGGTGTGCTTTCCGTGCCGTTGCTCGCCGCCCTGGCTTACCCTTGGGTAGGACAGCGCACCGCGCTTTGGGCCGCCTTGTTGTACGCCTTGGCCCCTTTCCACATTTTTCCCTGCGCGCTCCGTGGCGCGATGAAGCGGGTCGCTCGCTGACTCTGCTCTGGGCGGCAGCGCCCATCCTGCTGACCCTCACCGTCTCCCTGCAACTCCCCTTCCATGTTTACATGGATCGCTACCTGATTCTGGCCCAACCCGCATGGCTTCTGCTCCTGGCCCACGGTCTTGCCGGTCCTCCCTCCAACGCCAACCATCGGTGCGGAGGCTCTCTGGGGTTCCTAGCCCTCCGCCTTCTTCTGCTTGGCAGCCTTCTCTATGGCGATTACCACCTTCTACGCTCGCCTCCCAAGATCCAAAAAGAAGACTGGCGGGCCGTGGCCGCTTACCTGAACACCCATGCCAAGGACGATGAACTTATCCTTTTGCGGAGCGCCCAAATCGCCATCCCCTTCCACACTTATCCTTTAGAGCCGCGTGTAAGCATCTGGGAAACCAACCGCATGGCCCGGCCCTTTGCCGACCTCGCTTCTCCCTATCCGGGTGTGTGGCTGGTCTACTGGAACGCCGTGGGCAAAACCCATGTCGTGCTGCACGAATGGGTACACCCGGTCCGTTTTGAGCAGGTATGGGGGAGCGCCCCCCTTTCCCGGCAATGGCAACAATCGCCGATGTTCTTTTTGCAGGAACGGGTCGATTTTCCCGGCGTGACCGTATTTCACCTGATACGGCGCAAGTGAGCCTGCGCCATGGGGCCTAAGCGGGCGTTTTGAGAACAAATCCACCTGTCTGGTGCCGTGTTCCTGCCCGGATGTGCCCACCAGCCCTATGGTAGAATTGCAACACTTGCCTACCCCAATCCCCTGCCTCCTTTGCGGCAAGGGATCGTTCAACCAATCCCCTGCATTCCCTGTCTTTTCTTCCCTCTGGGAGGATCGGACCTGGTCTCAACAGGTCAAGGAGGCTTCCAGATGGTTGCCAGCCAGAAGGCGTCGTTACCCCATCGTGATCCCAATGTGCGCGCGATTGGCGTGCTGACCTCCGGCGGCGATGCGCCGGGGATGAACCCAGCCATCCGCGCTGTGGTGCGCACCGCGTTATATCACGGCATCCAGGTCTGGGGCGTCCGGGAAGGGTTCGAGGGCCTCATTCGGGGCGAGATGGAACCGCTTTCGGCTCGCGATGTAGGCGGCATCCTCCAGCGAGGCGGCACCATGCTCTATTCGGCGCGCAGCAAGCGGTTTCTCACGCCCGAAGGGCAACGCGAAGCCATCCGCCAGATGAACGAACGAGGCATTGACGGCCTGGCCGTTATCGGCGGCGACGGCTCCATGCGCGGCGCCTATGCCCTGCATCAGCAAGGTGTCCGGGTGGTCGGCATCCCCGCCTCGATCGATAACGACATCTGGGGCACCAACATCTCCATCGGCGTGGACACCGCCTTGAACACCATCCTCGACGCGGTGGACAAACTGCGCGATACGGCCTCCTCCCACCAACGCGCTTTCCTCATCGAAACCATGGGCCGCGATTGCGGCTATCTCGCCTTGATGGCCGGCATCATCGGCGGCGCCGAGATGGTGCTCATCCCCGAAGTCCAGATCACCATGGAAGAAGTCGCCGAGGCGGTGGAGGACGCGTATCGTCGCGGCA
This portion of the Anaerolineae bacterium genome encodes:
- a CDS encoding glycosyltransferase family 39 protein, with the translated sequence MSRTSPSSNSPGNLPHTRRNPLSNGFILQVLLLTGLALGLRAWRLGSQSLWFDETFTVFIARKPWLEGLRILVADGVHPPLFYWIEKIFLSLGQREALVRLPAMLFGVLSVPLLAALAYPWVGQRTALWAALLYALAPFHIFPCALRGAMKRVAR
- the pfkA gene encoding 6-phosphofructokinase; the protein is MRAIGVLTSGGDAPGMNPAIRAVVRTALYHGIQVWGVREGFEGLIRGEMEPLSARDVGGILQRGGTMLYSARSKRFLTPEGQREAIRQMNERGIDGLAVIGGDGSMRGAYALHQQGVRVVGIPASIDNDIWGTNISIGVDTALNTILDAVDKLRDTASSHQRAFLIETMGRDCGYLALMAGIIGGAEMVLIPEVQITMEEVAEAVEDAYRRGKSHAIIIVAEGASIDVHDLARFLDERNVGFRTRITILGHIQRGGRPTAFDRLLASRMGVGAAKALAQGQSGKMVALQGRQIDLVDLAEVGQRNRRANLEYYTMARMLAK